The Cylindrospermopsis curvispora GIHE-G1 genome contains a region encoding:
- a CDS encoding HetP family heterocyst commitment protein, translating into MKGQLDDYNRQINKKINTDQIEQIIKAIIAGKYSWACVLLLRFSGLNPIDYIPYRTYIRLLKNNYLLGGSGQNQPSKKEVEIMC; encoded by the coding sequence ATGAAAGGACAGTTAGATGATTATAATAGGCAGATTAATAAGAAAATCAATACGGATCAAATAGAGCAAATAATCAAGGCAATTATAGCTGGTAAATATTCTTGGGCTTGTGTTTTGCTGCTGAGATTTTCGGGACTTAACCCCATTGACTACATACCATACCGCACTTATATCAGATTGCTGAAAAATAACTATTTACTAGGTGGCTCTGGGCAAAATCAACCAAG